A window of Corythoichthys intestinalis isolate RoL2023-P3 chromosome 14, ASM3026506v1, whole genome shotgun sequence contains these coding sequences:
- the LOC130929504 gene encoding LOW QUALITY PROTEIN: myosin-7-like (The sequence of the model RefSeq protein was modified relative to this genomic sequence to represent the inferred CDS: inserted 1 base in 1 codon; deleted 2 bases in 1 codon), which translates to MWNEKELEYICVQTLPCLFSEXRSKMGDAAMAEYGTAAPFLRKSDKERLEAQTRPFDMKKECFVPDAEVEYVKASVTNREGDKVTVNTEFGKTVTVKDCDVHPQNPPKFDKIEDMAMFTFLHEPAVLFNLKERYAAWMIYTYSGLFCVTVNPYKWLPVYNQEVVVAYRGKKRSEAPPHIFSISDNAYQYMLADRENQSILITGESGAGKTVNTKRVIQYFASIAAVPSGKKDQAAEKKGTLEDQIIQANPALEAFGNAKTIRNDNSSRFGKFIRIHFDNRGKLSSADIETYLLEKSRVTFQLKAERDYHIFYQILSQAKPELLEMLLITNNPYDYAFISQGETTVASINDSEELMATDEAFDVLGFTQEEKNSIYKLTGAIMHYGNMKFKQKQREEQAETDGTEDADKVAYLMGLNSADLTKGLCHPRVKVGNEWVTKGQNVAQVYYAIGALAKSVYEKMFLWMVVRINQSLDTKQARQYFIGVLDIAGFEIFDFNTFEQLCINFTNEKLQQFFNHHMFVLEQEEYKKEGIEWTFIDFGMDLQACIDLIEKPMGIMSILEEECMFPKASDATFKAKLYDNHLGKSNNFQKPRIVKGKAEAHFSLVHYAGTVDYNINNWLVKNKDPLNETVVGLFQKSNLKLLSLLFAGYAGADSAQESGGKGKGGKKKGSSFQTVSALHRENLNKLMTNLRSTHPHFVRCIIPNETKTPGAMENPLVMHQLRCNGVLEGIRICRKGFPNRILYGDFKQRYRILNPSAIPEGQFIDNKKASEKLLGSLDIDHNQYKLGHTKVFFKAGLLGQLEEMRDDRLALVITGIQARSRGLLARIEFQKIVERRDALLVIQWNIRAFMGVKNWPWMKMYFKIKPLLKSAETEKEMANMKEEFTKLKEAYAKSEARKKELEEKMVTLLQEKNDLQLQVQAEQDNLCDAEERCEGLIKNKIQMEAKTKELAERLEDEEEMNAELTAKKRKLEDECSELKKDIDDLELTLAKVEKEKHATENKVKNMTEEMAALDEIIAKLTKEKKALQEAHQQTLDDLQSEEDKVNTLTKAKSKLEQQVDDLEGSLEQEKKIRMDLERAKRKLEGDLKLAQESLMDLENDKQQLEERLKKKDFEINQLLGKIEDEQAISAQLQKKLKELQARIEELEEELEAERAARAKVEKQRADLARELEEISERLEEAGGATSAQIEMNKKREAEFQKLRRDLEEATLQHEATAATLRKKQADSVADLGEQIDNLQRVKQKLEKEKSELKLELDDVVSNMEHTVKSKNNLEKMCRSLEDQMGEYRTKAEEGQRTISDLTTHKAKLQTENGELTRQLEEKDSLVSQLTRGKQSYTQQIEDLKRQLEEEVKAKNALAHAVQSSRHDCDLLREQYEEEQEAKAELQRGMSKANSEVAQWRTKYETDAIQRTEELEDAKKKLAQRLQDAEEAVEAVNAKCSSLEKTKHRLQNEIEDLMVDVERSNAAAAALDKKQRNFDKILAEWKQKFEESQVELESSQKEARSLSTELFKLKNSYEESLDHLETMKRENKNLQEEISDLTEQISEGGKSIHELEKIRKQLEQEKSEIHSALEEAEATLEHEEGKILRAQLEFSQVKADIERKLAEKDEELDQAKRNQQRIVDNLQSSLEAETRSRNEALRLKKKMEGDLNEMEIQLSQSNRQAAEAQKQLKSVHALLKDSQLQLDESVRANDELKENIAIVERRNNLIQAELEELRSALEQTERGRKLAEQELLDVSERVQLLHSQNTSLLNQKKKLEADTTQLQSEVEDAVQECRNAEDKAKKAITDAAMMAEELKKEQDTSAHLERMKKNMDQTIKDLQHRLDEAEQIAMKGGKKQVQKLEGRIRELESELEIEQRKSSDAATGVRKYERRVKELSYQTEEDRKNLARLQDLVDKLQLKVKSYKRSAEEAEEQANNNMVKFRKIQHDLDEAEERADIAESQVNKLRAKSRDVGTKKGQNEE; encoded by the exons ATGTGGAATGAAAAGGAACTCGAA TATATTTGTGTACAGACATTACCTTGTCTATTCTCAG ACAGAAGCAAAATGGGTGACGCAGCAATGGCAGAGTATGGAACAGCTGCTCCTTTTCTTAGGAAGTCAGATAAGGAGCGTTTGGAAGCTCAAACTCGTCCATTTGACATGAAGAAGGAGTGCTTTGTTCCAGATGCTGAGGTTGAGTACGTTAAAGCATCAGTCACTAATCGAGAGGGCGACAAAGTCACTGTTAACACTGAGTTTGGAAAG ACTGTAACGGTGAAGGATTGTGACGTGCATCCTCAGAACCCACCTAAGTTTGATAAAATTGAAGACATGGCCATGTTCACCTTCCTCCATGAACCTGCTGTGCTGTTTAACCTCAAAGAACGCTACGCAGCCTGGATGATATAT ACCTACTCTGGGCTGTTCTGTGTCACTGTCAACCCCTACAAGTGGCTTCCAGTCTACAACCAAGAAGTGGTTGTTGCCTACAGAGGAAAGAAGAGGAGTGAAGCACCACCTCACATCTTCTCAATTTCTGACAATGCCTACCAATACATGCTGGCAG ATAGAGAAAACCAGTCCATTCTCATCAC AGGAGAATCTGGTGCTGGGAAGACTGTCAACACCAAGCGAGTCATTCAATACTTTGCCAGCATTGCTGCTGTTCCAAGTGGCAAAAAAGATCAAGCTGCTGAAAAGAAG GGTACTCTGGAGGATCAAATCATCCAGGCAAACCCTGCTCTAGAGGCTTTTGGTAATGCCAAGACTATCAGAAATGATAACTCTTCCAGATTT GGAAAATTTATCAGAATTCACTTCGACAATCGAGGGAAATTATCCTCTGCTGACATTGAGACCT ATCTTCTTGAAAAGTCGCGTGTGACCTTCCAGCTCAAAGCTGAGAGGGACTACCATATTTTCTACCAGATCTTGTCTCAGGCAAAACCTGAACTTCTCG AAATGCTGCTCATCACCAACAACCCCTACGACTACGCCTTCATCTCCCAAGGAGAGACAACTGTTGCCTCCATCAATGACTCTGAGGAGCTTATGGCTACTGAT gAGGCCTTTGATGTGCTGGGCTTCACTCAAGAAGAGAAAAATAGCATTTATAAATTAACCGGTGCCATCATGCATTACGGTAACATGAAGTTTAAGCAGAAGCAGCGAGAAGAACAGGCAGAAACCGATGGCACAGAAG ATGCTGACAAAGTTGCTTATCTTATGGGCCTGAACTCAGCTGACCTCACCAAAGGTCTCTGTCATCCAAGAGTAAAAGTAGGAAATGAGTGGGTCACCAAGGGCCAAAATGTTGCCCAG GTTTACTATGCGATTGGTGCACTGGCCAAGTCAGTATATGAGAAGATGTTTTTGTGGATGGTGGTCCGTATTAACCAATCACTAGACACCAAGCAGGCTCGGCAATACTTCATTGGAGTTCTGGATATCGCTGGATTTGAGATCTTTGAT TTCAACACCTTTGAGCAACTGTGCATCAACTTCACCAATGAAAAACTGCAACAGTTTTTTAACCATCACATGTTTGTGCTGGAGCAAGAAGAGTACAAGAAGGAAGGCATTGAATGGACTTTCATAGATTTTGGTATGGATTTGCAAGCCTGTATCGACTTGATTGAAAAG CCAATGGGTATCATGTCCATCCTTGAAGAGGAGTGCATGTTCCCCAAAGCCAGCGATGCAACCTTTAAAGCTAAGCTCTACGACAACCACTTGGGAAAATCTAACAACTTCCAGAAGCCCAGAATTGTCAAAGGAAAAGCGGAGGCTCATTTTTCTCTTGTTCACTATGCTGGAACAGTTGACTACAATATCAACAACTGGCTGGTTAAGAACAAGGATCCTCTGAATGAGACTGTTGTTGGACTTTTCCAAAAGTCTAACCTCAAATTATTATCCCTTCTTTTTGCTGGGTATGCAGGAGCTGACTCTG CTCAAGAGTCCGGAGGCAAGGGGAAAGGTGGTAAGAAGAAAGGATCCTCCTTCCAAACTGTCTCTGCTTTACACAGG GAAAATCTGAATAAGCTGATGACAAACTTGAGGTCTACTCACCCCCACTTTGTACGCTGCATCATCCCCAATGAGACCAAGACTCCTGGTGCCATGGAGAACCCTTTGGTGATGCACCAGCTGCGCTGTAATGGCGTTCTGGAAGGGATCCGAATCTGCAGAAAGGGCTTCCCCAACAGGATCCTTTATGGAGATTTCAAGCAGAG ATACCGTATTCTGAATCCCAGTGCAATTCCTGAAGGACAGTTCATTGACAACAAGAAGGCTTCAGAAAAACTGTTAGGTTCTCTAGATATTGACCACAACCAGTACAAACTTGGGCACACTAAG GTGTTCTTCAAAGCCGGACTGCTCGGTCAGCTTGAAGAGATGCGAGATGACCGATTAGCACTAGTCATTACTGGCATCCAAGCTCGGTCAAGGGGTCTCCTGGCAAGAATTGAATTCCAGAAAATTGTTGAACGGAG AGATGCATTACTTGTGATCCAGTGGAACATCCGTGCCTTCATGGGGGTCAAGAATTGGCCCTGGATGAAGATGTACTTCAAGATCAAACCTCTGCTAAAGTCAGCAGAGACTGAAAAGGAAATGGCCAACATGAAGGAAGAGTTTACTAAACTAAAAGAGGCTTACGCAAAATCAGAAGCCCGGAAAAAGGAACTAGAAGAAAAAATGGTCACACTTCTCCAAGAgaaaaatgacttgcagcttcaaGTTCAGGCG GAGCAAGATAATCTTTGCGATGCTGAAGAAAGATGTGAGGGgctcattaaaaacaaaatccaGATGGAAGCAAAAACCAAAGAGTTAGCCGAAAGACTCGAGGACGAGGAAGAGATGAATGCTGAACTAACAGCTAAGAAAAGAAAACTGGAGGATGAGTGCTCTGAGCTAAAGAAGGACATTGATGACTTAGAATTAACGCTGGCTAAAGTGGAGAAGGAGAAACATGCCACTGAAAACAAG GTCAAGAACATGACTGAGGAAATGGCAGCTTTGGATGAAATCATAGCCAAACTGACCAAAGAGAAGAAAGCCTTACAAGAAGCTCATCAGCAAACGCTGGATGACCTTCAGAGTGAAGAAGACAAAGTCAACACTCTGACAAAGGCCAAATCAAAACTGGAGCAGCAAGTGGACGAT CTGGAAGGGTCCCTGgaacaagagaaaaaaatacgaATGGACCTTGAAAGGGCAAAGCGAAAGCTTGAAGGGGACTTGAAGTTAGCTCAGGAGAGTCTTATGGAcctggaaaatgacaagcaacaactggaagagaggctaaaaaa GAAGGATTTTGAAATAAACCAACTTTTGGGTAAGATAGAGGACGAGCAAGCCATCAGTGCACAGCTCCAGAAAAAATTAAAGGAGTTGCAG GCACgcattgaagagttggaggaagagcttGAAGCAGAACGAGCTGCCCGAGCCAAAGTGGAAAAGCAGAGAGCAGACTTAGCCAGAGAGTTGGAAGAGATCAGTGAGAGGCTGGAGGAAGCAGGTGGAGCCACATCTGCCCAGATTGAGATGAACAAGAAGCGGGAGGCTGAGTTCCAGAAACTCCGCAGAGATCTGGAGGAGGCCACCTTGCAGCATGAAGCCACTGCAGCtacattgagaaaaaaacaagctgACAGTGTTGCCGACCTGGGGGAGCAAATTGATAACTTGcagagggtcaaacagaaactGGAGAAGGAGAAGAGCGAACTCAAACTAGAATTGGATGATGTTGTTTCCAATATGGAACATACTGTTAAGTCAAAG aacAATTTAGAGAAAATGTGCAGATCACTGGAAGACCAGATGGGTGAATATAGAACAAAGGCAGAAGAGGGACAGCGTACCATCAGTGACTTGACCACACACAAAGCCAAACTTCAAACAGAAAATG GTGAACTTACAAGGCAACTTGAGGAGAAGGATTCCCTAGTGTCACAACTCACAAGAGGAAAACAATCATACACTCAACAAATTGAAGACCTTAAAAGGCAACTGGAAGAGGAAGTTAAG GCCAAGAATGCTTTAGCCCATGCTGTGCAATCCTCTCGTCACGATTGTGACCTGCTTAGAGAGCAGTATGAGGAGGAGCAGGAGGCCAAGGCTGAACTGCAGCGTGGTATGTCCAAGGCCAACTCTGAGGTGGCCCAGTGGAGAACTAAGTATGAAACTGATGCCATCCAGAGGACTGAAGAACTGGAAGATGCCAA GAAGAAACTGGCTCAGCGTCTTCAGGATGCTGAGGAAGCTGTGGAAGCGGTAAATGCTAAATGTTCCTCTCTGGAAAAGACTAAGCACAGACTGCAAAATGAGATTGAAGATCTCATGGTGGATGTTGAGAGGTCAAACGCCGCCGCTGCTGCTCTAGACAAGAAGCAAAGAAACTTTGACAAG ATCTTAGCTGAGTGGAAACAGAAATTTGAGGAGTCTCAAGTAGAGTTGGAAAGCTCTCAAAAAGAGGCAAGGTCTTTGAGTACAGAGCTTTTCAAACTGAAGAACTCCTACGAAGAGTCTCTAGATCACTTAGAGACTATGAAGAGAGAAAACAAGAATTTACAAG AGGAAATATCTGACCTTACTGAACAAATCAGTGAGGGTGGTAAGAGTATCCATGAACTTGAGAAGATACGAAAGCAGTTGGAACAGGAGAAGTCTGAAATTCATTCTGCTTTGGAAGAGGCAGAG GCCACACTAGAGCACGAGGAAGGAAAGATTCTAAGAGCACAGCTTGAGTTCAGTCAGGTGAAGGCTGACATTGAGCGCAAGCTGGCCGAAAAAGATGAGGAGCTGGATCAAGCCAAGAGAAATCAACAGAGAATTGTAGACAACCTTCAGAGCTCCCTTGAGGCCGAGACCCGAAGCAGGAATGAGGCCCTTCGTTTGAAAAAGAAGATGGAGGGAGACCTCAACGAAATGGAGATTCAGCTAAGTCAGTCCAACAGGCAGGCAGCTGAGGCGCAGAAGCAACTCAAATCTGTTCATGCACTTTTGAAG gaTTCCCAACTCCAACTTGATGAGTCCGTCCGTGCTAATGATGAGCTCAAAGAGAACATCGCTATAGTGGAGAGACGTAACAACCTCATTCAGGCTGAACTGGAAGAACTTCGGTCTGCTCTTGAGCAAACTGAGAGAGGGCGTAAACTTGCTGAGCAAGAGTTGCTGGATGTTAGTGAGAGAGTGCAGCTACTGCACTCACAG AACACCAGCCTGCTAAACCAAAAGAAGAAACTGGAAGCTGATACAACCCAGCTTCAAAGTGAGGTTGAAGATGCAGTCCAGGAGTGCAGAAATGCTGAAGATAAGGCCAAGAAGGCAATTACTGATGCTGCTATGATGGCAGAAGAGCTAAAGAAAGAGCAAGACACCAGTGCTCACCTAGAGCGTATGAAGAAGAACATGGATCAAACCATCAAAGACCTGCAGCACCGTCTGGATGAAGCTGAACAAATTGCAatgaaaggggggaaaaagcagGTGCAGAAGCTTGAAGGCAGG ATCAGAGAGCTGGAAAGTGAATTGGAAATCGAACAAAGAAAATCCAGCGATGCAGCCACGGGAGTACGCAAGTATGAGAGACGCGTCAAGGAGCTATCCTACCAA ACAGAAGAGGATCGTAAGAATCTGGCCCGTCTTCAAGACTTGGTGGATAAACTTCAGTTGAAAGTAAAATCATACAAGAGGAGTGCTGAGGAAGCT GAGGAACAAGCCAACAACAATATGGTCAAGTTCCGCAAGATTCAGCATGATCTTGACGAGGCCGAAGAGAGAGCTGACATCGCCGAGTCTCAGGTCAACAAGCTGCGTGCCAAGAGTCGTGATGTTGGCACAAAG AAAGGACAGAATGAAGAATGA